A segment of the Methanofollis fontis genome:
CCCTGAACGACGCCCTCGGACAGTTGATCGAGACCACCTGCCACGAACCCATCGAGAAATGCCTGCCGTCCCTGAAATAGAGTTTGTCCTCAAACTCCGAGTCCTTGTCGAAGGTTGCGGAAAATTGATACGCACAGCATTGATAGCACGAAATCCCGTTCCCTGCCCCCCGATAGGGCGGGAGCTGGTTGTCGTAGTAGGGGGTGCCGAACTTGGAGGCGAGCTCAAAGGTGAGGAGGTAAAGGTCCTGGTAGGTGGGGAGGTCGGGGTGCTGGCGGTTGAACTCCTCGTCCTCGTCCATGAAGTCGGGTTCGATGGATATCTCGGGTTTCGGGAAGGAGAAGGGTTTGCCCCAGGCGTCGCCCTCGAGCATCACCTCCATCATTGCCCGGAAGAGCAGGCGGACCTCCCGTTCGAACTCCCCGTAGGTCCGTTTCGGTGCCTGCGTCCCGTCCCAGACCTTCCCCTTGTAGACACAGGGCTTGTCCCGCCAGAGGCTCGGGACGCCGGGAGAGAGCTGCACCGAGGAGAAGACCAGCTGACCGCCACGCGCCACCATCATCTGGGTCATCTCATAGACGAACATCTGCATCAGCTGCCTGATCTCCTCATACGCCATCCCCTCAAAGAAGGGGGCAATGAAGGTGAGGAAGTTGTAATATCCCTGCCCGCCGGCGAAGTTGGTCTGGGCGCTTCCGAGGGCCTTGACCGCATGGAGGACCGCAACCTCTGGACGCTTTGCCGGTCCGGCCACGCTCGCCTTCGTGCCGTTGCCGTCCGGCATCAGGCCGTAGTAAAAGAAGTAACGGAGGTCCCAATCTTGACAGTTATGCACGAGAAGCCCATCGGAGGCGAAAAATGTATGACTTTCCTCTGAACCGTCCCCCTCAAGAAAGAGATCATAGACCCATTCACCGGAAGGAACCGCCTCATCGACGGTAACGACCTCCTCTCCCCGGTGTGCACGCCCCATCGGTTGTACAGCGGCACAGAACCGATCGAGGTGATCCTGCCGCTCATCCAGGAAGCGTGCAATTCGGGCAAAGGTCCTGATGTTTGCAGAACCATTGAACTGGATGCGGTAGAGTGTCGTGCGAGCATCATCCGAATAGAGATCGAGAATATGCGACCGGATCCCGAACGAAGAGAGCAGGAGGGAGATTTCCTGCCTGAGGGCGGGCGAGGCGGTGGTGTAATTGACAATACAATCAGATTTCTCCGGTCTGTAATACACAGAACCGTCGCCGGTGAAGAGTGCCGACAGGAACTCTCTCTGGAGGGCATCGTCAAGGTGCCAGACAATCCAGGGGAGGCGCTTGTTTTCAGCTCCCTCCGGTACGGCAAAGACATATCTGAAGAGGAGCCAGCCCAGTTTCCCGCCGAAATAGACCTGCATCGCACGGTTGTGCTCAACACGGGCGCCATAGATCTCGGTCACATCAGGTGTGCCGCCGGAGAGGGTCGCATAGCCTCCGAGCGCCGTTCCGACATCGTTGATGATCGCCCCCGACTGATGATTCTCGGTGATGGCGAGGTTGTAGGTGCTGCCAGGGACAACATCATAGTTCCCTTCCGATACAAAGAATCCGAGAAGACGGCAGAGGGCAGGGGTCACCGGCATGACAGCAGGGAGTTCGTGCTCGCTGCCGGCGACGCCGATCCTGAGATCTCCATACTCCTCAATACCATAGTGTTCGGAAAAGGCCCTGAAGAGCGTGAGAGGCATGCTCCCGCGGGTGAACCAGTCCTTTTTATGTGCGACGCCGAGGGCACGGGATATGCCGGCAAAACTTCCCTCCATCTCCGAGATCCGCTCGAACAACGGGCGAGCGCCCCGAACCCAGACCGTATCCAGGAGGTCTGCAGGCACCGATCGGGAGAATTCCCGGATCAGGTCGATCGAGGAGACCGACGGCCCCCGGATCTGTTGATCTCTATCCGTCCCGTAGAGCACGTCACCCGCACCGATATCGGCGGCCTTTTTGATCTGCATCGCCCCATCGACCAGGACCGGGATCCGGTGCTCGCCGGTAACACGAATGCTCTTTCCGGTGGCGGTACGGATACAGAGCATCTCACCCTCCGCAACAGGACGCCGGGTGACCTTGCATACCCGCCGATATCCGCCCGGGGTGAGGGCCTCAAGAGCGTCCGGGCGATATTCCTCCCCCTCAAGAGGCAGTTCGTCAAGTCGGATTGTCCGATGACGCCCTGAATGACGGAAAGGAACGATTGTGCCGCCGTCCAGACAGAACGGGCGTGAACCAAAGTATTCGAGGTCATGGATATGGAGGTCGCCCGCCAGGTGGCGGTCTGCGAGGTCGGGCGGGAGCTGGAGGAGGTACTGCTCCTTGCTGATCTTGTCGGCCTTCTTTTTATGGGAGGTCTCGGCGTTCTCCTGGAGGTTGGCGTTGTCGTGGGCCTCAAAACCCCGACCCACATCAATGAGGTGGGCGTCAAAGACAGGGGTGCCGACGCGTGTGCAGACATTCCTGTACTCGACCATCCCGCGCTCAAGGAAGGTCATGTTCACGATCTCACGGATGAGCGGACCGGAGAGGGAGCGCAGACCCAGTTTCAGGATCCGCTCCTCCACGGTCCTGGCGATCTCCTCGGACTCCTCGCGGCTGGCACCGGAATACCCATAGAACTCCTCAACAAGACGGGTCTCCTTCTCGATCTGGGCGACGATCTTGGAGCGGTCCCACTCAAAGATATGCCCCTCCGATGAACGAACCTTCGGCATCGGGGGGAGAAAAACGCCGTCGAGGGTCGCCTGTTTGCTATGCCGCTCCACCCTTACTCACCCGCGGCGATGCCGTCGACAACCTCGCCGCGCACGCGGCCGTCCTCAAACAGATCCGCAGAGGTATAGAAATCGTCGCCCCAACGCAGCACCGGCGCTTCGTTGACAAAGACACCATTCATCCGCATTTCAGTGAGGGATTCGGCGGAGGACATGTCAGCCTCCTCGTAACGATAGCCCTTCTCTTTCAGGTATTCCTTCAGGAGTTCGCAGTTCGGGCAGAACTCAAGCGTATATACGATAAAATGTGTCTGGTCGGCCATAGATTACTCTCCCGCAGATCCCGTGGTATGACGGGGATTCCGCCCGTAGGTATCGGGGTGATCCCATATGGATTGATCCCACAGAATGAATCAAATTTTTTCTGGGAATGAATCAAGGTTGTGATCCGTCGATGAGGCTTTGTAGTTTGCTGCCGATACTGTGCTGCTATGGTGCGGGCCTTTGTCGCAATAGACCTCTCCGATGCTGTGAAGACCGAACTCGGGCGGATGCAGGGGCACCTGAGACGGAGCGCTGCCCGTCTCTCCTATGTTGACCCGTCCCTCGCTCACATCACCCTTCTGTTTCTGGGAGAGGTAGAGGATTCACGGCTGGAAAGCGTGAAGGAAGCGCTTCTGGGCATTCAGGGGACGACCTATGACCTGGCGGTCACCGGCGTCGCCGGGAACAATCCGCGCCGCCCGCGGGTGATCTGGTGCACCGTCGAGGACGGGGGCGCCACCGCCCGTCTGGCAGACGCCGTCGAGGGGGCGCTCAGGCCCCTGGGGTTCAGGAGGGACCGTCGAGAGTTCACACCGCACATCACGCTTGCGCGGGTAAAGGAGTTTGATCCCTCCCTGCTGGAGGGGATCGCGGACCTGGCGGATGAAACGGCAGGTCTGTGCACTATCGACCGGATCGTCCTGAAACAGTCCACCCTCACCCCGAAGGGGCCGATATACCAGACACTGCTGGAGGTGCCCCTCGGTGCGCACTGATGCCGAAAAGGAGGCGCTCCAGCGGATCAGGCCCCTTACCGATGAGTACGACGAAATCCTGGGTGTGGCGGCGAGGATCAAGGAGGAGGTCAACAGTTCCGGGATTGCCGAGGCAATGCTGGTCGGATCGGTGGCGCGGGGGACCTGGGTGCGGGGCGACCGCGACCTCGACATCTTCATGCTCTTCGATCCGGCGCTGTCGAGAGAGGAACTGGAAGAGAAAGGGCTTGGACTCGCACGGCGGGTTGCAGACCGACTCGGGGATGAGTGGCGTGAGAAGTACGCCGAACACCCCTATATCAACGCCACGATCAATGGTCTCGACGTGGACCTCGTACCCTGCTACCGGGTGGCGAGCGGTGCCGAGATCAGGAGCGCCGTCGACCGCACGCCGTTTCACACCCGCTATATCAGGGAGCGGATCGCCCCCTTTGTCGACGACGTCCTGCTCTTCAAGCAGTTTGCCAAGGCGGGTGGGGTCTATGGGTCCGACCAGATGACCGAAGGGTTTGCAGGCTACCTCTGCGAACTCCTCATCCTCCACTACGGCGGTTTCACCCCTCTGATCAGGGCGGCGACGCACTGGAAGCCCGGTCTCCTCATCGACATCGAGGGGCACGCATCGCGTGCGTTTGACGAACCGATGGTCGTCGTCGACCCGGTGGATCCGAAACGGAACGTCGCCGCCTCGGTCTCCCTCGACCAGATGTTTGCATTCGTCGAGCTCTGCCGGGGTTATCTCGACGCACCATCAGGGGCGTTTTTCTTCCCGACCCGTGAAGAACCCCTCTCAGGAGCGGCGTTTGGAGAACACACCGGAGAGCGGGGGACACACCTCTATGCGGTCACCTTCGCCACGCCCCCCTTTATCCCCGATGTCGTCGTCCCCCAGCTGCGGCGGAGTCTGGAGGGCATCAGGGCGTTGCTCGAACGCTCCGGGTTTGTTGTGAACCGCGCCAGTGAGGCGATGGGGGAAGAGCGGTGCATCCTCCTCTTCGAACTCTTCTGCGACGAGATGCCGCACATCGTCAGGCACATCGGTCCTCCCCTCTGGAGCCGCGCCAATGCCGAGAAGTTCGCACGAAAATGGCGGGAGAGCGACTGTTTTGCCGGCCCCTATATTGAAAATGGGAGGTATGTCGTCGAGGTGGAACGCCGCTATACCCGTGCTGGAGACCTGCTCGCCTCGCCGCAGATGCTCGGTGTAGGACTCGGCAAGCATGTGAAGCGGGCGATGGAGCAGGAGTGGGTGGTGCTCAGAGGAGAGGAGTGCTGGAGCCCGGAATTTGCCGGATTCCTGACAACATTTCTCAGGAAGGAGTCACCCCTGACCCACCTGGTGCGGAGCGGACAGGCGTAGATTTTACTGCCATATCAACCAGGAAAAGGTACACAAAGGCCCCATTGGGCCACCACCTGCGCTCCCTCCCCGGAGGTCTCTGGGATCCTGATCCACCGATCTCGGATTGTTCAGGGTGAAACGACGACCTTCCCTTTTTCAGAGGTTCAGAGGTCATCCCGGAGATGGGCAATTACGTTGGATAAATCCCCAATTAACGGCATGAGATAGCAGTATTGCCCGATCGTGGGTGCCGCACACCGAATCCCGTGATGACGATCAACAGGGGAGTGTGCTCCAGGCGATGATCTCTGGCCTGGACGATTTTATAGCATAATTTACACCCATTTTCGAATGACACCTGAAAAGATATAATATGCATTTTATTTAATAAAATAAAAGATATCAATAATAGAAACCATTATATATCAAAATTAATATTTACACACAATGTGGGCATCTCGATACCGAACACCACAGAAACCACACAATAAAGCCTGAAATGCATTTCAGGCCAAAAAAAAGGCATCTAAAGGAAAAAAGCCAGATGTCCATACGCGAGGGATGAGATGATACCGGAAGAAGAGGTGAGGAGGGAAACGCAGGACCGGCGTATCTTTGATAGCCTGGCAACTCCGGCATGCATCTTCAACAGCATCACCCGCACGGTGGTCCAGGGCAACAAAATCTATTCAGCCCAATTCGGTCACCTGCTGAAAACAGTGGATGAACTCTTCTGGAAGAGCAGGGAGGAGTATGATGCATTTATCCACCAATTGCAGACAGATGGATCTGTCACGGACCACGAGACGGTCTGCGAATCCCGTGACCTTTTCATCTCTGCCTCACCGTTCTCCCGCACCGAGGTCCTCCTGACCATCTCAGATATTACCCAATGGAAAAAGAAAGAAAGAAACGCACGCATCCAGCGTGACCTCGGGATCGCTCTGGCCTCCTGCTCATCGATCAAAGACGCATTAAAACTCTGTTTTAATGCGGCAATTGCAGTGAGCGGCATGGAATGCGGAGGGATCTATCTTGTAGAAAAAGAAACGGGCGACTTTGTTCTCGCCCACTGGGACAACCTCTCAGAGCATTTTGTCAGAACAGTGTCCCGTATGCCCCATGATGCCAGTTACACACGCCTGATTCTGGACGGAAAGGCACTATATTCCTGTTTTAACGACATACAGGCATTTTTCAACCCTGCGGCGCGTCAGGAGGGGTTGTGTGCCATCGGACTGATACCACTCTGCCACCGCCGTCAGGTCATCGGTACCTTCAATATTTCCTCGCGGCACCTGAAAAAAATCCCTGAATCTGCCAGAAATAACCTTGAAATAATTGCATCCCTGGTCGGAAACGTGATCGCCCGCATCCAGGCGGAAGAGGAGATTGCAAAGAGCAAAGCGGACATGCAATCGTTTTTCGACTCGATCAGGGACTATATCTTTGTTCTGGATGAAGAAGGGGGGATACTGCATACAAATCAGGCAGTGCAGGAATGTCTCGGCTACACCGATGAAGAACTGCACACCATGAATGTCCTTGATGTGCATCCCCCCCGGAGGAGAGATGAGGCCCTCGCCATTGTTACCGAGATGCTTGACGGCAGAAGGGACGTATGCCCGATCCCCCTGCTAAAAAAGGACGGCGGACTGATACCTGTTGAAACCAGGGTCACTCCGGGTCGCTGGGACGGAAAAAAAGGGCTGTTTGGCCTCAGCAGGGACATTACAGAGAGAGAGAAGGCAAAGGAGCAGCTCAAAAGACACGATGATATTTTGCAGGCGGTCGGTCTGACTGCCCATAGTTTTTTGCAGAATGAACGATGGGACGAGGAGATTGACCGGGTGCTTGAGCGACTCGGGGAGGCAACAGGAGTCGATAGGATCCATATCTTCCAGAACCATGAAGCCGATGGCGGAGAACTCCTCTGCAGTCAGCGGTTCGAATGGTGTATCCCTGGTGTCGAATCCCGGATGGATAATACCACCCTCCAGAATATTCCCTATGAAAAAGCAGGCTTTTCACGCTGGATACAGGAGTTACAGAACGGCCGCGTTGTTGCAGGCAATATCGAGACATTCCCTGAAGAAGAGAGAGCGTTCCTCTGTTCGCAGGGGATCCGGTCTCTCGTCACCGTCCCCATCGTTTCAGATTCACACTGGTGGGGTTTTATCGGATTCGAGACATGCAGGGAGGAGCGGGTCTGGTCTCAGGCAGAGAACGATGCATTACGTGTGGCGGCAGACATCTTCGGCGCCGCCATCCATCAGACGATGATGAATGAGGTGTTCAAGCAACCGGTTGAACAGTCGCTCCTCGGCACCTATCTGATCTGTAACGGCACATTTGAATATGTCAACCCCCGGTTTGCGGAGATCTTTGGATATGAGGTTCACGAACTGGTCCACACAGAGAAAATCGAGAACCTCACGCATCCAGAAGACTGGTCCCTCGTTATTGAACAGATGCAGAAGAGACTGTCCGGGGAGGCGGAGTCCGCCCATTACGAATACCGGGCCCTCACAAAAGGGAATGAAATCATATATATCGAGGCATATGGCTCATCCATAGAATACAGGGGAAAACAGGCCATTGTCGGCAACATAATGGACATTACCGAGCGAAAACACTATGAAAACGAACTCAGGGATTCACTTCAGGAAAAAGTGGTGCTCCTCAATGAGATCCACCACAGGGTCAAGAACAACCTGCAGATCATATCGGCACTCCTCAGATTGCAGACCATGAACCTGAATGGCGATTCAGCCCTTCAGGGACTCATAGACTGCGACAATAGAATCTTAACAATGGCGCTCATCCATGAGAGCCTCTATAAATCTGAGAACTTTATGCGGATTGAATATAAGAGCCATGTCAATAGTTTAACCAATAATTTTGCCTCTTCGGATGACGGTTCCGGAGGGGTGTCATATGATCTGGACATTGGCGACATCATCCTTGACCTTGACACGGCGATCCCCTGCAGTCTGGTGATTACTGAATTCATGATACTATCCCAGAAGGATTCTGTCAGGGGGAAGGGGAAGCGAAGGATCGGCATCCGGATGAATAAGAGTCCGGATTCCCAGTATTCGCTGGTCCTCAGTGATGACAGACTGTGTCTGCCAGCAGATATCGACCCCGATTCATCAAAAAAATTCGGACTGAACCTGGTCCACAAACTCGTCACCGACCAGCTGAAAGGTACAATCGAGGTCCGCACGGGTGCTGGGACGCAATTCGAGATCCATTTCCCGGAAATCAGGGGTTAAGAGCATGAAGAGGAAAAAAATACTGATTGTTGAGGATGAAGCGCTCATCGCGATGCTGCTGGAAGACATCCTCACAGAATCCGGATATAACGTGGCGGGCCCGGTGAGCAACGGGATGGACGCCATCAGACTGGCGGGTGAAGAGGATCCGGATCTGATCCTGATGGATATTCGCATCGAAGGCGATCTCGACGGTGTTGAGACCACAATCAGGATTCGCGAACTCTACACCATTCCGGTGATCTTTGTGACCGCCCATTCAGATCCTGATACATATAAGAGGGCCATGAGGACCGAACCCTTCGGTTTCTTGCTCAAACCCTTCAATGCAAATGATCTGACATCAACGGTTGAGAGTGCGATCCAGAGACACCAGGAAACCCAGATATAACTCTGGTGGAGAGTTTCTCCGTGCGATTGGGATACCCCGGCATCTGCAGGAGAGCATGCCCCGCCATCAACGACAGGACGAAGTTTGTCATATAAAATGAGGTCAGGGCTCAGAGGCCGTTCAGAAAATTCCCGATGATCCGGCGTGAGAGGTGTTCGCATTCCTCGCTCCACCCCCCCGCATACTGGAGCACCGTCCCGGCGGGGAGGTCGGCGCGCCTGAGGTCGGCGGCATAGACCTCCACCCATTCCTCGAGCATCGCCATCGTCACCTCGGGATGGAACTGGAGCCCGAGAGCGTTCCCGAACCTGAATGCCTGATGTCGGCAGTGGCGCGAGGTGGCAAGGAGTCTTCCCCCCGGCGGCAGCGCAAAGGTGTCGAAATGCCATTCGATCGTCGGGATAGTCCGGGGCACCTCATGGAACAGGGGATCGTGTCTCCCCTCCCGGGTGAGGGTGACAGGAAACAGCCCGATCTCGGGGACTGCGTTCCTGGTGACCGGGGCCCCGAGCGCCTTTGCAAGGAGCTGTCCACCCAGGCAGAAACCCAGGTAATGGCCGCCACCCTCCACAAAGGTCCGGATCGCCCTGTCGAGGTCGGCGAGGTAGGGGTAGCGCTCCTCTTCATAGACGTTCATGGGACCGCCAAGAACGATCATCGCATCGCACTCGGCGGGGACCGGGTCCCCCAGGTCCATCCGTGCGACCGAGACCGTGCAGCCGCGCTCGCGGAGCAGACCGTCAAGGAGGGGTCCGGGCCCCTCGCACTCGATGTGCTGGATTATTGCAACATGCATCTTTATCACAGGCGTTGTGCCGCATCGGCGGCGTTCTGAGTTATGGAAAAAACATGCCCGGGGAGAGGCAGGACGAATGGAGGGATGTGGATACGAATAGGTTCCCCGGGCTCTATATGTGCTGTTTACCATTTCTGGTACGGTAGGAACGTGCAGCTCAGTTCAATGACCACCAGGTCTCCCTCTGGATCCTCCTTCTTTTAAATATCGATCTCGAAATCGATGGCACTCATGCGTCTGTTCAGAGAAAAAGGGTGACGATGGTTCAGAGGGCCGTATCACCCTCTTCACCGGTCCGCACCCGGATCGTCCGCTCCACCGGCACAACGAAGATCTTGCCGTCACCGATCTGACCGGTGCGGGCGGCCTCTGCAAGGGTCGAGATGACGGCATCGGCCTTCTCGTCCTCGACCACCATCTCGACCTTCGTCTTGGGGATGAGGTCAACCATGTACTCGGCGCCGCGCCACTGCTGCTTGATCCCGCGCTGCTGCCCCCGCCCCTTTACCTCGGTGACGGTCATCGAGACCATGCCGATCCCTTCAAGGGCGGCCTTGACGTCCTCGAACTTTGTCGTCCTGATGATTGCTTCGATCTTTTTCATTTACTCAGCCTCCATTGCCGGTTCGGTGACCACGAAGTTCGGGTAGGCGGACATGCCATGCTCGCCAATGTCGAGACCCTGTATTTCCTCGGCCTCCGAGACCCTGATGCCGATGGTCGCCTTCAGGATGCCGAAGAGGATCAGCCCCATGCCAAACGCCCATGCAAAATTCACCACGGTGGATAGC
Coding sequences within it:
- the nrdD gene encoding anaerobic ribonucleoside-triphosphate reductase, translated to MPKVRSSEGHIFEWDRSKIVAQIEKETRLVEEFYGYSGASREESEEIARTVEERILKLGLRSLSGPLIREIVNMTFLERGMVEYRNVCTRVGTPVFDAHLIDVGRGFEAHDNANLQENAETSHKKKADKISKEQYLLQLPPDLADRHLAGDLHIHDLEYFGSRPFCLDGGTIVPFRHSGRHRTIRLDELPLEGEEYRPDALEALTPGGYRRVCKVTRRPVAEGEMLCIRTATGKSIRVTGEHRIPVLVDGAMQIKKAADIGAGDVLYGTDRDQQIRGPSVSSIDLIREFSRSVPADLLDTVWVRGARPLFERISEMEGSFAGISRALGVAHKKDWFTRGSMPLTLFRAFSEHYGIEEYGDLRIGVAGSEHELPAVMPVTPALCRLLGFFVSEGNYDVVPGSTYNLAITENHQSGAIINDVGTALGGYATLSGGTPDVTEIYGARVEHNRAMQVYFGGKLGWLLFRYVFAVPEGAENKRLPWIVWHLDDALQREFLSALFTGDGSVYYRPEKSDCIVNYTTASPALRQEISLLLSSFGIRSHILDLYSDDARTTLYRIQFNGSANIRTFARIARFLDERQDHLDRFCAAVQPMGRAHRGEEVVTVDEAVPSGEWVYDLFLEGDGSEESHTFFASDGLLVHNCQDWDLRYFFYYGLMPDGNGTKASVAGPAKRPEVAVLHAVKALGSAQTNFAGGQGYYNFLTFIAPFFEGMAYEEIRQLMQMFVYEMTQMMVARGGQLVFSSVQLSPGVPSLWRDKPCVYKGKVWDGTQAPKRTYGEFEREVRLLFRAMMEVMLEGDAWGKPFSFPKPEISIEPDFMDEDEEFNRQHPDLPTYQDLYLLTFELASKFGTPYYDNQLPPYRGAGNGISCYQCCAYQFSATFDKDSEFEDKLYFRDGRHFSMGSWQVVSINCPRASFRAEGDDQRLFAELKALMDVAVEVFTIKRRWMETIRTNGRMPFAMQRPKDPNTGERGEVAVDLEGLVYTIGVVGVNEMVQHHTGSQLHESKDSFRLAVRAMTELELYARDISARTGMTIALARTPAETTGQRFSVADMIDERFRDAALSVMKGDVETAVADCGTTRDLPVYYTNGTHVAPGADVPLTKRMEIEHVFFPIVDGGNIFHIWLGEARPDPRGLYDMAMNLCRKTQIGYFAFTRDLTVSLRRFKDYRGGRKVPGHLETDTPAGVRT
- a CDS encoding glutaredoxin family protein yields the protein MADQTHFIVYTLEFCPNCELLKEYLKEKGYRYEEADMSSAESLTEMRMNGVFVNEAPVLRWGDDFYTSADLFEDGRVRGEVVDGIAAGE
- the thpR gene encoding RNA 2',3'-cyclic phosphodiesterase; translated protein: MVRAFVAIDLSDAVKTELGRMQGHLRRSAARLSYVDPSLAHITLLFLGEVEDSRLESVKEALLGIQGTTYDLAVTGVAGNNPRRPRVIWCTVEDGGATARLADAVEGALRPLGFRRDRREFTPHITLARVKEFDPSLLEGIADLADETAGLCTIDRIVLKQSTLTPKGPIYQTLLEVPLGAH
- the cca gene encoding CCA tRNA nucleotidyltransferase, with amino-acid sequence MRTDAEKEALQRIRPLTDEYDEILGVAARIKEEVNSSGIAEAMLVGSVARGTWVRGDRDLDIFMLFDPALSREELEEKGLGLARRVADRLGDEWREKYAEHPYINATINGLDVDLVPCYRVASGAEIRSAVDRTPFHTRYIRERIAPFVDDVLLFKQFAKAGGVYGSDQMTEGFAGYLCELLILHYGGFTPLIRAATHWKPGLLIDIEGHASRAFDEPMVVVDPVDPKRNVAASVSLDQMFAFVELCRGYLDAPSGAFFFPTREEPLSGAAFGEHTGERGTHLYAVTFATPPFIPDVVVPQLRRSLEGIRALLERSGFVVNRASEAMGEERCILLFELFCDEMPHIVRHIGPPLWSRANAEKFARKWRESDCFAGPYIENGRYVVEVERRYTRAGDLLASPQMLGVGLGKHVKRAMEQEWVVLRGEECWSPEFAGFLTTFLRKESPLTHLVRSGQA
- a CDS encoding PAS domain S-box protein; amino-acid sequence: MIPEEEVRRETQDRRIFDSLATPACIFNSITRTVVQGNKIYSAQFGHLLKTVDELFWKSREEYDAFIHQLQTDGSVTDHETVCESRDLFISASPFSRTEVLLTISDITQWKKKERNARIQRDLGIALASCSSIKDALKLCFNAAIAVSGMECGGIYLVEKETGDFVLAHWDNLSEHFVRTVSRMPHDASYTRLILDGKALYSCFNDIQAFFNPAARQEGLCAIGLIPLCHRRQVIGTFNISSRHLKKIPESARNNLEIIASLVGNVIARIQAEEEIAKSKADMQSFFDSIRDYIFVLDEEGGILHTNQAVQECLGYTDEELHTMNVLDVHPPRRRDEALAIVTEMLDGRRDVCPIPLLKKDGGLIPVETRVTPGRWDGKKGLFGLSRDITEREKAKEQLKRHDDILQAVGLTAHSFLQNERWDEEIDRVLERLGEATGVDRIHIFQNHEADGGELLCSQRFEWCIPGVESRMDNTTLQNIPYEKAGFSRWIQELQNGRVVAGNIETFPEEERAFLCSQGIRSLVTVPIVSDSHWWGFIGFETCREERVWSQAENDALRVAADIFGAAIHQTMMNEVFKQPVEQSLLGTYLICNGTFEYVNPRFAEIFGYEVHELVHTEKIENLTHPEDWSLVIEQMQKRLSGEAESAHYEYRALTKGNEIIYIEAYGSSIEYRGKQAIVGNIMDITERKHYENELRDSLQEKVVLLNEIHHRVKNNLQIISALLRLQTMNLNGDSALQGLIDCDNRILTMALIHESLYKSENFMRIEYKSHVNSLTNNFASSDDGSGGVSYDLDIGDIILDLDTAIPCSLVITEFMILSQKDSVRGKGKRRIGIRMNKSPDSQYSLVLSDDRLCLPADIDPDSSKKFGLNLVHKLVTDQLKGTIEVRTGAGTQFEIHFPEIRG
- a CDS encoding response regulator; its protein translation is MLGRNSRSISRKSGVKSMKRKKILIVEDEALIAMLLEDILTESGYNVAGPVSNGMDAIRLAGEEDPDLILMDIRIEGDLDGVETTIRIRELYTIPVIFVTAHSDPDTYKRAMRTEPFGFLLKPFNANDLTSTVESAIQRHQETQI
- a CDS encoding type 1 glutamine amidotransferase; the encoded protein is MHVAIIQHIECEGPGPLLDGLLRERGCTVSVARMDLGDPVPAECDAMIVLGGPMNVYEEERYPYLADLDRAIRTFVEGGGHYLGFCLGGQLLAKALGAPVTRNAVPEIGLFPVTLTREGRHDPLFHEVPRTIPTIEWHFDTFALPPGGRLLATSRHCRHQAFRFGNALGLQFHPEVTMAMLEEWVEVYAADLRRADLPAGTVLQYAGGWSEECEHLSRRIIGNFLNGL
- a CDS encoding P-II family nitrogen regulator, whose translation is MKKIEAIIRTTKFEDVKAALEGIGMVSMTVTEVKGRGQQRGIKQQWRGAEYMVDLIPKTKVEMVVEDEKADAVISTLAEAARTGQIGDGKIFVVPVERTIRVRTGEEGDTAL